In a single window of the Funiculus sociatus GB2-C1 genome:
- the petP gene encoding cytochrome b6f subunit PetP, translated as MEIGQKVKVYRLRDRVSPAIVNKLGKVGTIQGYRMTDGSGVGVVVQFEDNSATWFFEDELKPAQ; from the coding sequence ATGGAGATAGGTCAAAAAGTTAAAGTATACCGCCTCAGAGACAGGGTATCACCCGCGATAGTCAATAAACTGGGGAAAGTCGGAACCATCCAAGGTTACAGAATGACCGATGGTAGTGGCGTTGGGGTCGTAGTCCAATTCGAGGACAACTCAGCCACATGGTTCTTTGAAGACGAACTGAAACCTGCACAGTAA
- a CDS encoding Get3/ArsA fold putative tail anchor-mediating ATPase NosAFP: protein MALILTFLGKGGTGRTTVAIAAAKKLANQGARVLLAGVDPGPSLGLLLGTPTSPDPQEITQNLQVVQFQSAVLLERSWEEIKKLEAQYLRTPLIKNVYGQELGVLPGMDSALALNAIREYDASGKYDVIVYDGSGDQTTLRMLGMPEILSWYIRRFRKVVEDSDLWKTVSPFIQPISSAVLNVSWTGDNFAQQPTNEVNNLLERGKAAIADPSRTAAYLVTTGDPTAVATAQYLWGSAQQIGLTVGGVLLNQEPVTEGISVNFSPLAVSSLPICPPSDWQPLIEALPDLRQAASAPKPIEIDISARQVRLFLPGFDKKQVKLTQSGPEVTIDAGDQRRNISLPPQLSGQSVKGAKFQNSYLTISF, encoded by the coding sequence ATGGCCTTGATTTTAACTTTTTTGGGCAAAGGCGGCACTGGTCGCACAACAGTAGCGATCGCAGCTGCAAAAAAACTGGCAAACCAGGGAGCGCGAGTTCTACTGGCTGGAGTTGACCCCGGCCCATCCCTCGGATTGCTGCTGGGGACACCCACCAGTCCCGACCCCCAGGAAATAACTCAAAATTTGCAAGTAGTGCAGTTCCAGTCGGCCGTCTTGCTAGAGCGCAGCTGGGAAGAAATCAAAAAACTGGAGGCGCAATATCTCCGGACACCCCTGATAAAAAATGTCTACGGTCAAGAACTAGGCGTATTGCCAGGGATGGATAGCGCCTTAGCTCTAAATGCCATCCGCGAGTACGATGCTAGTGGCAAGTACGACGTGATCGTTTACGATGGCAGCGGCGACCAGACTACCCTACGGATGTTGGGTATGCCAGAAATACTCAGCTGGTATATCCGTCGCTTCCGGAAAGTAGTGGAAGATTCCGACCTCTGGAAAACAGTATCGCCCTTTATTCAACCGATCAGCAGCGCTGTCCTCAACGTCTCATGGACTGGGGACAACTTCGCCCAACAACCCACCAATGAGGTGAACAATCTGCTGGAACGAGGGAAAGCAGCAATAGCAGACCCCTCTCGGACTGCTGCCTATTTGGTGACAACAGGCGATCCTACCGCTGTGGCAACTGCCCAGTATCTGTGGGGTAGCGCCCAACAAATCGGGCTGACTGTGGGCGGCGTACTGCTAAACCAGGAGCCTGTGACAGAAGGCATCTCGGTGAACTTTAGCCCTTTGGCAGTTAGTTCTCTTCCTATCTGTCCTCCTAGTGACTGGCAACCCCTGATAGAAGCTCTCCCAGATTTGCGTCAAGCTGCATCGGCTCCCAAACCGATTGAGATTGATATCTCTGCCCGTCAGGTACGTTTATTCTTGCCTGGTTTTGACAAAAAACAGGTAAAACTTACCCAGTCTGGCCCAGAAGTCACCATCGATGCTGGAGACCAGCGACGTAATATCTCTTTGCCGCCCCAGTTGAGCGGTCAATCCGTCAAAGGCGCTAAATTTCAAAATAGTTACTTAACGATTTCGTTTTAA
- the chlG gene encoding chlorophyll synthase ChlG: MTTDNGQPTNDNSAERSAKTRQLLGMKGAASGETSIWKIRLQLMKPITWIPLIWGVVCGAASSGEYTWTLENVLKAATCMLLSGPILVGYTQTLNDFYDRDIDAINEPYRPIPSGAISVPQVVTQILLLLFAGLGLSYVLDRWAGHDFPTITCIALGGTFLAYIYSAPPLKLKKNGWLGNYALGASYIALPWWTGHALFGELNATIMILTLFYSLAGLGIAVVNDFKSVEGDRQLGLQSLPVMFGVGTAAWICVLMIDIFQAGIAAYLISIHQNLYAAILILLIIPQITFQDMYFLRDPLKNDVKYQASAQPFLVLGMLVASLALGHAVYY; this comes from the coding sequence ATGACAACGGACAACGGACAACCAACAAATGATAACTCAGCTGAGCGCAGTGCGAAAACTCGGCAACTGCTAGGCATGAAAGGTGCTGCTTCTGGCGAGACTTCTATTTGGAAAATTCGCTTGCAGCTGATGAAGCCGATTACCTGGATTCCCCTGATTTGGGGCGTTGTCTGCGGTGCAGCTTCTTCGGGCGAATACACTTGGACTCTGGAAAATGTTCTGAAAGCTGCTACTTGTATGCTGCTGTCGGGGCCTATTCTGGTTGGGTATACCCAAACTTTAAATGACTTTTACGATCGCGATATCGACGCGATTAACGAACCTTACCGTCCTATTCCCTCTGGTGCCATTTCTGTTCCCCAAGTGGTAACGCAAATTTTGCTGCTGTTATTTGCAGGGTTAGGTCTTTCCTACGTTTTAGATAGATGGGCAGGGCATGATTTTCCTACCATCACCTGCATTGCCTTGGGTGGTACTTTTCTAGCCTATATTTATTCTGCGCCACCGCTGAAGCTGAAGAAAAATGGCTGGCTAGGCAATTACGCACTGGGTGCCAGTTATATTGCTCTTCCCTGGTGGACTGGTCACGCGCTGTTTGGCGAGTTAAACGCTACGATTATGATTCTGACGCTGTTCTACAGTTTGGCGGGGTTGGGAATCGCGGTGGTGAATGACTTCAAGAGTGTTGAAGGCGATCGCCAACTCGGTCTACAATCGCTTCCGGTGATGTTTGGCGTTGGCACGGCTGCATGGATATGCGTGCTAATGATCGATATTTTTCAAGCTGGAATTGCCGCGTATTTAATTAGCATCCACCAAAATCTTTATGCGGCAATCTTGATATTACTCATCATCCCCCAAATCACTTTTCAGGATATGTATTTTCTGCGCGATCCCCTGAAAAATGATGTGAAATATCAGGCAAGCGCTCAACCTTTTCTAGTTCTAGGAATGCTGGTTGCTAGTTTGGCATTAGGTCACGCTGTTTATTATTAG